TTCGGCTTCACCGGGCTGCTCGAACGCTTCGGCATCGAGCGCAGGCTGCACACCGCGGGCGCGAACAAATCGCGGCTCGACCCGTTCAGCCCGGAGAAGCCCGAGGACGTCGAGTGGCTGAAGAACATGCACGGCCAGCTGCACGAACTGTTCGTCGAATGGGTCAAGGAGCGCCGCGGCGACCGGCTGACCGATTCCGCCGACCTGTTCACCGGTGACGTCTGGCTCGGGCAGAAAGCCGTCGACCTCGGGCTCGTCGACGGGCTCGGCTCGCTGCGCGAGATCGTCCGCGAGCGGTATCCGGACGCCGAGATTTCCGTGGCGGAGCCCAAGAAACCGCTGCTCGCCCGGCTCGGCCTCGGGGCGCCCGCGGCGGCGAGCGCGCTGCTGGACGCGGTGACCACGAAGGCGGCCTGGTCGCGCTTCGGGCTCTGAGGCACAGGTGAGTGGCGACTCCGGTACGCCACTCACAAGGTGCACTCTCCAATGGGGTCTGGACAATGCACCTCGCAATCGGCAGGATGCGTCTCACTGTGAGTGCTCACGACGACACCCGGAAACTCATCGTCCTTGCCGTGGACGACGAGCTGGCCGGGCTGGACGAACTCAGCCACGGACTCCAGAACAACCCGCACATCCACCGCGTTTTCCAGGCCTCGGACGC
The nucleotide sequence above comes from Amycolatopsis sp. AA4. Encoded proteins:
- a CDS encoding S49 family peptidase, translated to MSVTDKLTSRLPVLGDRGDRKDVVAVVKLHGVITPTPSPLARGAINLGAVESALTRAFAHDRLKAVALQINSPGGAPTQSGLVAERIRQLADEKGVPVLAFAEDVAASGGYWLACAADEIYAHRTSMVGSIGVISGGFGFTGLLERFGIERRLHTAGANKSRLDPFSPEKPEDVEWLKNMHGQLHELFVEWVKERRGDRLTDSADLFTGDVWLGQKAVDLGLVDGLGSLREIVRERYPDAEISVAEPKKPLLARLGLGAPAAASALLDAVTTKAAWSRFGL